The following coding sequences lie in one Microtus ochrogaster isolate Prairie Vole_2 chromosome 6, MicOch1.0, whole genome shotgun sequence genomic window:
- the B3galt2 gene encoding beta-1,3-galactosyltransferase 2, translating to MLQWRRRHCCFAKMTWNAKRSLFRTHLMGILSLVFLFAMFLFFNHHDWLPGRAGFKENPVTYTFRGFRSTKSETNHSSLRNIWKETVPQTLRPQTATNSNNTDLSPQGVTGLENTLSANGSNYNEKGTGHPNSYHFKYIINEPEKCQEKSPFLILLIAAEPGQIEARRAIRQTWGNESLAPGIQITRIFLLGISIKLNGYLQHAILEESRQYHDIIQQEYLDTYYNLTIKTLMGMNWVATYCPHIPYVMKTDSDMFVNTEYLIHKLLKPELPPRHNYFTGYLMRGYAPNRNKDSKWYMPPDLYPSERYPVFCSGTGYVFSGDLAEKIFKVSLGIRRLHLEDVYVGICLAKLRIDPVPPPNEFVFNHWRVSYSSCKYSHLITSHQFQPSELIKYWNHLQQNKHNACANAAKEKAGRYRHRKLH from the coding sequence ATGCTTCAGTGGAGGAGAAGACACTGCTGCTTTGCAAAGATGACCTGGAATGCTAAAAGGTCTCTGTTCCGGACCCACCTTATGGGTATACTTTCCCTCGTGTTTCTTTttgctatgtttttgtttttcaaccaTCATGACTGGCTACCAGGTAGAGCTGGATTCAAAGAAAACCCTGTGACGTACACTTTCCGAGGATTTCGTTCTACAAAAAGTGAGACAAATCACAGCTCTCTTCGGAACATATGGAAAGAAACAGTTCCTCAGACTCTGAGGCCTCAGACAGCAACTAACTCCAATAACACAGATCTATCACCACAAGGAGTTACAGGACTAGAGAACACACTCAGTGCCAATGGAAGTAATTATAATGAAAAGGGTACTGGACATCCAAACTCTTatcatttcaaatatattatcAATGAGCCTGAAAAATGCCAAGAGAAAAgtccatttttaatattattaatagcTGCAGAACCTGGACAAATAGAAGCAAGAAGAGCTATCCGGCAAACGTGGGGCAATGAAAGTTTGGCACCTGGCATCCAAATCACACGGATTTTTTTGTTGGGCATAAGTATTAAGCTAAATGGCTACCTTCAACATGCaattctagaagaaagcagacaaTATCATGATATAATTCAACAGGAATACTTAGATACATACTATAATCTGACGATTAAAACACTAATGGGTATGAACTGGGTTGCAACATACTGTCCACATATTCCATATGTTATGAAAACAGACAGTGACATGTTTGTCAACACTGAGTATTTAATACACAAGTTACTAAAGCCAGAACTGCCTCCTAGACATAACTACTTTACTGGGTATCTAATGAGAGGATACGCAcctaacagaaacaaagacagcaagTGGTACATGCCACCAGACCTTTATCCAAGTGAGCGTTACCCTGTATTCTGTTCAGGAACTGGTTATGTTTTTTCTGGGGATCTAGCAGAAAAGATATTTAAGGTTTCTTTAGGCATCCGTCGTTTGCACTTGGAAGATGTGTATGTAGGGATCTGTCTTGCCAAGTTGAGAATTGATCCTGTGCCCCCTCCCAATGAGTTCGTGTTCAATCACTGGCGAGTTTCTTACTCAAGCTGTAAATACAGCCACCTAATTACCTCTCATCAGTTCCAGCCTAGTGAACTGATAAAATACTGGAACCATTTACAACAAAATAAGCACAACGCCTGTGCCAACGCAGCAAAGGAAAAAGCAGGCAGGTATCGGCACCGTAAACTACACTAA